One region of Flavobacterium sp. KACC 22763 genomic DNA includes:
- a CDS encoding cytochrome c biogenesis protein ResB: MEIFNLEKHKPVKKKLWNYPWNYKESFIIAIGLLFTGYLLQVSTRTNIKAIGAPVNYIIGGVFIGMLLLLHFTSRSHPWVKWLRSVPASVSAIGLVLIQAVIMGTLPQQNFVEGVKPDAFGFSFVLNSWPFLIAQLYFLTTLGLATLNRMTPWQWKNWGFVLNHLGLFIAMTAGILGSGDLKRYTMKLYENQLVWGAETEKGVMIPMPLAFELTSFDMETFAPKLAFADIKNNSIETKGVNALRMIAKGDSYDYKGYKIKVVDYIENSKFTGNGYFHVNEEGAAPSALIEVKSAVIDTTAWISCGSFATQYSYLQLNDKEAIVMLQPEAKKYSSHVNVFVKGGKNDKTVIEVNKPYKVDGWKVYQLSYDEKYGKWSKLSVIELVRDPWLPVVYSGILMMIIGAVYLIFKGRGTVV, encoded by the coding sequence ATGGAAATATTTAATTTAGAAAAACACAAACCTGTTAAAAAGAAGCTTTGGAATTACCCTTGGAATTATAAAGAATCTTTCATCATTGCCATAGGATTATTGTTTACAGGCTACTTATTGCAGGTTTCAACAAGAACCAATATAAAAGCTATAGGTGCTCCTGTAAATTATATAATTGGAGGGGTTTTTATTGGAATGCTTCTTTTGCTTCATTTTACCAGCAGATCACATCCATGGGTAAAATGGTTAAGATCTGTTCCTGCATCGGTTAGTGCTATAGGTTTGGTTTTAATTCAGGCTGTAATCATGGGAACGCTTCCGCAGCAAAATTTTGTTGAAGGAGTAAAACCAGACGCATTTGGTTTTTCATTTGTATTGAACAGCTGGCCGTTTTTAATTGCTCAATTGTATTTTCTTACTACACTGGGACTTGCAACACTTAACAGAATGACGCCCTGGCAATGGAAAAACTGGGGGTTTGTATTGAATCATTTAGGTCTTTTTATTGCCATGACGGCAGGGATTTTAGGAAGCGGAGATTTAAAACGCTATACGATGAAGTTATACGAAAATCAATTGGTATGGGGAGCAGAAACTGAAAAAGGAGTTATGATACCAATGCCTTTAGCTTTTGAACTTACCAGTTTTGATATGGAAACTTTTGCGCCAAAACTGGCATTTGCAGACATAAAAAACAATAGTATCGAAACCAAAGGAGTTAACGCTCTTAGAATGATTGCAAAAGGTGATAGTTATGACTATAAAGGCTATAAAATTAAAGTTGTTGATTATATCGAAAACAGCAAATTTACAGGCAACGGCTATTTTCATGTAAACGAAGAAGGAGCAGCGCCATCTGCTTTGATCGAAGTGAAATCGGCCGTTATAGATACTACCGCTTGGATCAGCTGTGGTAGTTTTGCAACCCAATATTCTTACTTACAGCTGAATGACAAGGAAGCAATTGTGATGTTGCAGCCCGAAGCAAAAAAATATAGTTCTCACGTAAATGTGTTTGTAAAAGGCGGAAAGAACGACAAAACGGTAATTGAAGTTAATAAACCGTATAAAGTTGACGGATGGAAAGTATATCAGTTGAGTTATGATGAAAAATATGGAAAATGGTCTAAGCTAAGTGTGATCGAATTGGTTCGAGATCCTTGGCTTCCAGTTGTTTATTCCGGAATTTTAATGATGATAATTGGTGCTGTCTATTTGA
- the nrfA gene encoding ammonia-forming cytochrome c nitrite reductase, with protein sequence MKSKPWLGWVMFGVTMLAVFMLGLLVNSVMERRTEALFVNKTLAPVGEFESKNEVWGANYPREFQTYYETADTTFASKYGGGKMRDMLHDDPRMVVLWAGYAFSKDYNQGRGHFYALEDIYNTLRTGAPKGPQDGPQPSSCWVCKSPDVPRMMDKLGIDEFYKQTWAALGPEIVNPIGCADCHDSKTMNLKITRPALIEAYKEQGKDITKATHNEMRSLVCAQCHAEYYFDKKSVEGAARVKFPWKNGMTVENMEKYYDDIEFSDFTHALSKAPILKAQHPDYEIHQMGIHGQRGVSCADCHMPYKSEGGQKFTDHKIQSPLNNVANSCQVCHREEEKKLVANVNERQDKIHQIRIELEDQLVKAHLEAKLAWDKGATDAQMKDVLKLIRQAQWRWDFTAASHGGSFHAPLETARVITNGLNKAAEARIGLSKILASLGQTGPIQYPDISTKEKAQKFIGLDMTKEKANKAEFKKTVLPKWLEEAKKK encoded by the coding sequence ATTAAAAGCAAACCATGGTTAGGATGGGTTATGTTTGGAGTTACAATGCTTGCTGTGTTTATGCTGGGTTTATTAGTTAACAGTGTAATGGAGAGGCGTACAGAAGCTTTATTTGTAAATAAGACATTAGCTCCTGTAGGAGAATTTGAATCAAAAAATGAAGTGTGGGGAGCCAATTATCCTCGTGAGTTTCAAACTTATTATGAAACGGCTGATACTACTTTTGCTAGTAAATACGGAGGAGGAAAAATGAGAGATATGCTTCATGATGATCCTAGAATGGTTGTTCTATGGGCTGGTTATGCTTTCTCTAAAGATTATAATCAAGGAAGAGGACACTTTTATGCTCTAGAAGATATCTACAATACCTTAAGAACAGGAGCTCCAAAAGGGCCTCAGGATGGTCCTCAGCCATCAAGCTGTTGGGTATGTAAATCTCCAGATGTACCTCGCATGATGGATAAATTAGGGATCGATGAATTTTATAAACAGACATGGGCGGCTTTAGGACCTGAAATTGTAAACCCTATTGGTTGTGCTGATTGTCACGATTCTAAAACAATGAATCTTAAAATTACACGCCCTGCTTTAATAGAGGCATATAAAGAACAGGGAAAAGATATTACAAAGGCAACTCATAATGAAATGCGTTCACTTGTTTGCGCACAATGCCACGCAGAATATTACTTTGATAAGAAATCAGTTGAAGGAGCGGCAAGAGTGAAATTTCCTTGGAAAAATGGTATGACGGTAGAGAATATGGAGAAATACTACGACGATATTGAGTTCTCTGATTTTACACATGCATTAAGTAAAGCACCAATTCTTAAGGCACAGCACCCAGATTATGAAATTCATCAAATGGGAATTCACGGACAAAGAGGTGTTTCTTGTGCAGATTGTCATATGCCATACAAAAGTGAAGGAGGGCAAAAGTTTACCGATCATAAAATACAATCTCCTCTTAATAATGTAGCTAATTCTTGTCAGGTTTGTCACCGTGAAGAAGAGAAAAAATTAGTTGCAAATGTTAACGAGCGTCAAGATAAAATCCATCAAATACGTATTGAGCTTGAAGATCAATTGGTAAAAGCGCATTTAGAAGCAAAATTAGCATGGGATAAAGGAGCAACTGACGCACAAATGAAAGATGTGCTTAAATTAATTCGTCAGGCACAATGGCGTTGGGATTTTACAGCCGCATCTCACGGAGGATCATTCCACGCACCACTTGAAACTGCAAGAGTTATTACAAATGGCTTAAACAAAGCAGCTGAAGCAAGAATTGGTTTAAGTAAAATATTAGCATCATTAGGGCAAACTGGGCCAATACAATACCCTGACATTTCAACTAAAGAAAAAGCGCAGAAATTTATAGGTCTGGATATGACAAAAGAAAAAGCTAATAAGGCTGAATTCAAAAAAACAGTTTTACCAAAATGGCTTGAAGAAGCAAAGAAAAAATAA
- a CDS encoding YifB family Mg chelatase-like AAA ATPase, translated as MLVKVYGSAVFGVEATTITVEVHMDKGIGYHLVGLPDNAIKESSFRIAAALKNNGFNFPGKKITVNMAPADLRKEGSSYDLTLAMGILVGSDQIKAPEIERYIIMGELSLDGSLQPIRGALPIAIKAKEEGYKGFFLPVQNVKEAAIVAGLDVYGVSNLQEIVDFFKGKGTLEPTVIDTRAEFYKTLDFPEHDFSDVRGQESIKRCMEIAAAGGHNIILIGPPGAGKTMLAKRVPSILPPMTLREALETTKIHSVAGKLKEVGLMNQRPFRSPHHTISNVALVGGGSYPQPGEISMAHNGVLFLDELPEFKRDVLEVMRQPLEDREVTISRAKFTITYPSSFMLVASMNPSPSGFFNDPSMPNTSSPHEMQRYMSKISGPLLDRIDIHIEVTPVPFEKLSDERKSESSVEIRKRVTAAREIQTKRFEAVENVHYNAQMSSKLIREYCVLDEPSKELLKTAMERLNLSARAYDRILKVSRTIADLDHSENIVSSHIAEAIQYRSLDREGWLG; from the coding sequence ATGTTAGTAAAAGTTTACGGAAGTGCCGTATTTGGAGTTGAGGCCACAACCATTACAGTTGAGGTTCATATGGATAAAGGGATTGGTTATCATTTAGTTGGACTTCCAGATAATGCTATAAAAGAAAGCAGTTTTAGAATTGCCGCTGCTTTAAAAAATAACGGGTTTAATTTTCCAGGAAAGAAAATTACAGTAAATATGGCGCCTGCCGATCTTCGAAAAGAAGGATCTTCATACGATTTGACATTGGCAATGGGAATTCTGGTTGGTTCAGATCAGATCAAAGCTCCTGAAATTGAACGTTATATTATTATGGGAGAACTTTCTCTCGATGGAAGCTTACAGCCTATTCGCGGAGCATTGCCCATTGCAATCAAAGCCAAAGAAGAAGGTTATAAAGGATTTTTTCTCCCAGTCCAAAATGTAAAAGAAGCGGCTATTGTAGCAGGTTTAGATGTGTATGGAGTTTCTAATCTTCAAGAAATAGTTGATTTTTTTAAAGGAAAAGGAACGTTAGAACCCACAGTTATTGATACACGCGCAGAATTTTATAAAACATTAGATTTTCCAGAACATGATTTTTCAGATGTTCGCGGACAAGAAAGCATTAAACGCTGTATGGAAATCGCAGCTGCTGGCGGACATAATATTATTTTGATTGGTCCACCTGGAGCAGGAAAAACCATGCTGGCAAAACGTGTTCCGAGCATTTTACCGCCCATGACTTTGCGTGAAGCATTGGAAACCACTAAAATTCATAGCGTTGCAGGAAAATTAAAAGAAGTCGGATTGATGAATCAAAGGCCTTTTAGAAGTCCGCATCATACTATTTCTAATGTTGCTCTGGTTGGCGGCGGAAGTTATCCTCAGCCGGGAGAAATCTCGATGGCGCACAACGGTGTTTTATTTTTGGATGAATTGCCAGAATTTAAACGTGATGTTTTAGAAGTCATGCGTCAGCCGTTAGAAGATCGTGAAGTGACTATTTCGCGTGCAAAATTTACCATAACTTATCCTTCGTCTTTTATGTTGGTGGCAAGTATGAATCCAAGTCCGAGCGGATTTTTTAACGATCCTAGTATGCCAAATACTTCTTCGCCACACGAAATGCAGCGTTATATGAGTAAAATTTCGGGACCACTATTAGACCGAATAGATATTCATATAGAAGTTACGCCCGTTCCGTTTGAGAAATTATCAGATGAGCGAAAATCAGAAAGCAGTGTAGAAATTCGTAAACGAGTTACAGCAGCAAGAGAAATTCAAACCAAGCGATTTGAAGCTGTAGAAAATGTTCATTATAATGCTCAAATGAGCAGTAAACTGATTCGAGAATATTGTGTTTTGGATGAGCCTTCAAAAGAATTGCTAAAAACAGCCATGGAAAGACTGAATCTCTCCGCAAGAGCTTATGATAGAATTCTGAAAGTTTCGAGAACCATCGCCGATTTAGATCATTCTGAAAATATTGTTTCTTCTCATATTGCTGAAGCGATTCAATACAGAAGTTTGGATAGAGAAGGGTGGCTAGGTTAA
- the nrfH gene encoding cytochrome c nitrite reductase small subunit: MIKILNYLLPPRKWVPFVIMATGIGMGLFAYLLYVSNAVSYLSDDPKTCVNCHVMTPFYATWQHSSHARVTTCNDCHVPHNNALNKYFFKAKDGIYHATVFTWRAEPQVIHIKEAGTDVVQKNCQRCHGDLNSNVSTLGVTLETKQHGEGKLCWDCHREVPHGKVNSLSSVPNAQVPLLESPVPAWLQKQTDSIAAAKKENTNQTK, from the coding sequence ATGATAAAGATTTTAAATTATTTATTGCCACCTCGTAAATGGGTACCCTTTGTTATAATGGCAACTGGAATAGGAATGGGCTTGTTTGCTTACTTATTGTATGTTTCAAATGCGGTGTCCTATCTTTCAGATGATCCAAAAACGTGCGTTAACTGCCATGTAATGACTCCTTTTTATGCTACATGGCAGCATAGTTCGCATGCACGGGTTACAACTTGTAATGATTGTCATGTACCGCACAATAATGCACTAAACAAATACTTCTTTAAAGCAAAAGATGGAATCTATCATGCTACTGTTTTTACATGGCGAGCAGAGCCTCAGGTAATTCATATTAAAGAAGCAGGAACAGATGTGGTTCAAAAAAATTGTCAGCGTTGTCATGGTGATCTTAACTCAAATGTCAGCACGCTTGGAGTTACACTTGAAACTAAACAACATGGAGAAGGAAAATTATGCTGGGATTGTCATAGAGAAGTACCGCATGGAAAGGTTAATAGTTTATCATCTGTTCCCAATGCTCAGGTTCCTCTGTTAGAATCACCTGTTCCAGCATGGCTTCAAAAGCAGACTGATAGTATTGCCGCTGCAAAAAAAGAAAACACAAATCAAACCAAATAA
- a CDS encoding Gfo/Idh/MocA family protein: protein MGNRRIKWGIVGLGNIASQFASDLLLVENAELTAVASRDLAKAEEFGGKFNASRIYNSYDLLFEDSEVEVVYIATPHNSHAELSIKALESGKHVLCEKPMSLSYQDAQRMIEASKKNNVFFMEAFWTRFIPSLQDVLQKIGNGIIGDINYIKADFAFHGSEIENKRLFDKELGGGALFDIGVYPLFLSYILLGKPKEITAKAIKHKNDIDLQTSMILQYETAQSVLHASIVSESDMKAIISGTKGRIELNAPWFVADGYSLFINEEKEATFTLPALGKGYSHEIIECQNCILNNEIESTLWSHQNCLDLSGIVEEIKNQIGLPF from the coding sequence ATGGGAAATAGAAGAATTAAATGGGGAATAGTAGGATTGGGAAACATTGCAAGCCAATTTGCGTCAGACTTATTATTGGTTGAAAACGCTGAGCTGACAGCAGTTGCTTCAAGAGATTTAGCTAAAGCCGAGGAATTTGGAGGAAAATTTAATGCTTCAAGAATATACAATTCTTATGATTTGCTTTTTGAAGATTCGGAAGTTGAGGTTGTTTACATCGCAACTCCTCATAATTCGCATGCCGAATTATCTATAAAAGCATTAGAAAGCGGTAAACATGTGCTTTGCGAAAAGCCAATGTCTTTATCTTATCAAGATGCACAAAGAATGATAGAAGCGTCTAAAAAAAATAATGTATTCTTTATGGAAGCTTTTTGGACAAGATTTATCCCTTCACTTCAAGATGTTCTTCAGAAAATTGGCAATGGAATAATAGGAGATATCAATTATATAAAAGCTGATTTTGCCTTTCACGGAAGTGAAATAGAAAACAAAAGACTTTTTGATAAAGAATTGGGTGGCGGAGCTTTGTTTGATATTGGGGTTTATCCTTTATTTCTGTCTTATATATTATTAGGAAAACCAAAAGAGATTACTGCAAAAGCAATCAAGCATAAAAATGATATCGATTTGCAGACTTCGATGATTTTGCAATACGAAACAGCTCAATCTGTTTTGCATGCTTCAATAGTTTCTGAATCTGATATGAAAGCGATCATTTCAGGAACAAAAGGTCGAATAGAATTAAATGCTCCGTGGTTTGTTGCCGATGGTTATTCTCTATTTATAAATGAAGAAAAAGAAGCCACTTTTACTTTACCAGCTTTAGGAAAAGGATATTCTCATGAAATAATCGAATGTCAAAATTGTATTCTGAATAATGAAATTGAAAGTACACTTTGGTCGCATCAGAATTGTTTGGATTTGAGTGGAATTGTTGAGGAGATTAAAAATCAAATCGGGTTGCCTTTTTAG